From the genome of Croceibacterium atlanticum:
CGAAGAACAGGCGAATCTCGACCTGGTGCTCGCCATGTTCGCCGAAGTGCTGAACCCGATGGATTCCGGCGCGGTCGATCGCTTTCTCGCGCCCGGTTACATCCAGCATAACCAGTCGGTGGAGCCGGGGCGCGATGCGCTGAAGGCTTTTCTCGACATGATCCGCGAACAGACGCCCGATGCCGTGCATGATGTGAAGCGCGCCTTTGTCGATGGCGATCACGTGACTGTCCATTACCATGTGCGCCGCTGGCCCGATGATCTGGGCTGGGCGGTGATCGACATTTTCCGCGTGGAAGACGGCATGATCGCCGAACATTGGGATGTCATGCAGGACATTATCGAAGGCGGACCAAACCCGAATTCGCCCTTTTGAAGCATGAACAAGTCCCGCCCGTCCTGAGCTTGTCGAAACAGGCGAACCTCGCTCGTCCCGGTTCGGCAGGCTCATCATGGCGGGCGGCATAGGAGAGAGAAGCCAATGCGTTTCAAGGACAAGGTCGCGCTCGTCATGGGCGGAAACAGCGGTATGGGCCTGGCCACGGCCAGGGCCTTCGCGGCGGAAGGCGCGAAAGTGCACATCACCGGCCGCAACCAGCAGACGATTGACGAGGCATTGGCCCAGATCCCCGGCGCGGCGGGCTATAGCGCGGATATTTCCGACATCGAATCCAGCGAAAGGGTCGTTTCTGCCATCGAGGAAAAGGATGGCCGGATCGACGTGCTCTATATCAATGCCGGTGTCGGCGGATTTGCGCCCTTGCGCGATATTACCCCGGAAAGCTGGGACCACACGCATTCGATCAATCTGAAAGGCTGCGTCTTCGCGTTGCAGAAGGCCTTGCGCCTGATGGGCAAGGGCGGTTCGATCATCGTCACCGGATCAATCGGCGCCCATGCCGCGCTGCCGGGTAACGGCGTCTATGCCGCGGCGAAGGGCGGCCTTTACGCGGCGATGAAGGTCTTTGCGGGCGAATTGGTGGCCGAAGGCATCCGCCTCAACATGGTCAGCCCCGGCCCGATCGACACGCCGCTGCTCTATCGCAATCCGGGCATGACGGAGGATGCGATCGCGGATCTGAAGAAACGGATGATCGAAAACATCCCCATGCACCGGATGGGCGAAGCGGACGAAGTGGCCAAGGCCGTGCTGTTCCTCGCCAGTGACGATGCATCCTTTATTACCGCCGCCAATCTGTTCGTCGATGGCGGCATGCTGGAGTTGCGCTGATGGAATTTACCGACACCACCCCGTTCGAACCGCCTTTTTCCGCGCTGGACAATCCGCGCATGGAATTCGTGATGGAAGTGCGGCTGACTTTTCCGGACGTCTACACAATGGCGCCTGTTCCCGCAGGCGGTATGCGCACGGCGGTACTGGTGCAGGGCGGCAGTTTTGAAGGGCCGAATCTGAAAGGCCGCGCCATCCCCGGATCGGGCGGCGATTATGCCTATTTCCGGCCGGACGACGTGGCCTGTTTCGATGCCCGCTATCTGCTGGAAGAGGATGACGGCACGGTCATCCTGCTCAACAACAAGGGTTTCCTGTGGGGGCGCAAGCCGGACACGATGGAACGCCTGCGCGACTGGGCCTTCAATGGCGGCGATCCCGTGCCGCATGACGAATATTACCTGCGCGGCAACCCGACATTCGAATGTCCGGTGGGCAAGCATGACTGGCTGACCAAGCATGTGTTCATCGGCGTGGGTGAACGGCGCAGCGACGGCAATCTGCTGCGCTATTACGCATTGGTCTGAAGCTCGGCCGGGCGCCGCATGGCGCTTGGCCCAGCCTTCGATGGCGTGCATCATGCAGTCATTCCGGGCCGTGGGGGCACCGGAATGGCAGCGCGCGCCACGGGGCGCGACCGGGGAGAGGAGGGGGATATGTCCCGCACGCCGCAGGAACAGGCCAATCTCGATTTCTGCACCCGCATGTATCACGAGATGCTGTTCCGCTTCGACGCATCGAAGATAGATGAATTCCTGGCTGACGATTATATCCAGCATTCCACCGCGGCGACTGGCGGCAAGGAAGGGCTGCGCGATTTCTTCCAGAACCGGGCCGAGAATTTTCCCGATGTCGAATTCGCGATCAAGGCCAGCATGGTCGATGGCGATTTCACCATGTTCCACATCCACACCATCCGCCATCCCGGCGATCCGGGGATGAGCATTATCGACTATTTCCGGCTGGAAGGCGGGAAGGTGAAGGAACATTGGGAAGTGGTGCAGGAAATCCCTGAAACGCTGCCGCATGACAACGGGATCTTCTGAATACCGGTCATGTATTGAATGATCTGTGCCGAAATCATTTGGCGCACGCATGACCTTGGCTTAGCTTTCCTCCCCGGCGGTCGGCCTGTCCGGGACGCCCTAGAAAAAACACATCTTGGGAGAGGGGGATTTCATGCCCGCATTGTTTGCGCTCGCCGTGTCTGTCGGCGTTCTTGCCGTGGTCGATACCTGGCTGTTCGTGGGGCCGCTGGCGGCCACCAGCCTGGCCGGGCTGGTCTGGATTTCATTCATCGCATGGGGCTGCCACTTCCAGTCGGGCGGCGGCACCAAGGGCAGCACGACTGCCATTGTCTGCATGAGCTGGGGTGCGCTGGTCGGCATGGTTGCCGTCATGCTTGCCGGCGGTGCGCTGGCCGGCCTCGGCATCATGGCCGCGCCGGTTGCGGTGGGCCTTGGCGCGGCTCTGATCTGCCTGTCATCCGCCATCGGATGGCTTTCGACCATTCCCGCCAGCGTCTATGGTTTCGCCTCCATCGCAGGGCCGATCCTGCTGGCCGACAAGGCGCCGCAGGCGGCCTTCGTGCCGGTGGTGCTGGCCGTGGTAATCGGGGCCGCTTTCGGCTTCGTTTCCGAAATGCTGGCCAATGCGCTGACGAAGAAGGGCGGGGCCAACGCCGAAGCGACGGCCGATCCCGAACACGCCTGACCTGACCCGCAACCGCGCCGCCGGACATTCGGCGGCGCGGTTGAACCCTGCCTATTCGGAAGGGCCTTCCTCCGCTGTTTCCGCCCAGTTCGCTTCCCGCATGGCGGCAAAGCGCGGGCTGGTGGAGGTGATGTAGCCGCGTATCTGCACATTGCCTTCATGGCAGGCATATTCGAACATGCCGTAATCATCATCCCGCTGCCACGGTATGTCGATCTTGTAACGTCCGACCATCACGACCGGGTCTTCCACCCATGCCTCGTAATGGATTTCATCGGGGCCGACCGGGGTCAGATGTTCCACGATATGCAACTGGCCGCTGTTCGGGGCCGGGCCGGCGGATGCGCCGGGGGTGAAATTGGTGGTTTCGATCACCAGCGTATCGCCTTCCCAGTGCCCGCGGGAATAGCCGAGATAATCGGTCACTTCCGGCGGCGGCGGATCGCGCCCGTCGAGATAGATCAGCCGTGTTTCGTGGATCATTTCCAGGCTGATCGCCACCAGTCCGGGAGCCTGGAAGATCTCGATCCCGCCATTATAGTTTCCGGGCAACATGGATGACGGCATCCCGCGCGAGATGCATCGGTCGAACAGGCCGAAATCCTCCATCCTGTCAAACACTTCGGTGTTCCAGGATGTGCGTTCGGCAGCCTTCAGCCTTTTGCCTTCCTCGGTCAGCGGGGGATAGCGGCCATTCTCCGGCTCCACGATCATGGATGTCTGGCGCAGCGGCAATCCACGCTCCGCCCAATGGCCCATGCCCATCGTGCCGGCTTCCTGTTCGGCGTCATAACGATCGAGCTGGGCCTGCCCGCGCTGCAGGGCGGCCTGATATTCCTCTTCCGTCAGATAGCGGCGATTGCCGAATTCCGGCGGGCGTTCGCGTGGGGTCTGGCCGAGATAATCCACCGGCCACTTGCCGCGCAGATCGGGATCGCCCCAGCCTGTTCGCGGCGCCTGCCAGGATTGTGCAATTTCGCTTGCCCGTTCCTGCGCCATGGCCGCGGGCGGCATTGCCGCCAATAATGACGGCACAGCCAGTGCGGCCCCCAGAAGGCGACAGCCCATCGTTCCTCTCCTCGCTTTTTACCGGAGAGTATGCCCGTGGGCGGGCAGGGCGCAAGCGTGGGAAGAACGTGCCTGTCGGCGCGATCAGGCGGGGGGATTGCCCGGCGATTGCGGCCAGCCCGGCTCCATCCCGTAATCGGCGCGCCCCTTCCACACGATCAATGGCCAGAAATAATGCCGCCAGGGCCAGATCAGGATGATGTTGAAGATGGCGCTGAGGATGCCGAAGGTCCATTCGGTCATCCCGGTGTCGAGCACCAGGTTCCAGTAGATGATGACGATGTTCACCGGAACCAGCGCAATGATGGACAGCGGCATTGCGCGGTTCAGCAGGATGGTGACACCCAGCACGACCTCTATCACCTTGATCCATTCGAACAGGCCGCTGGCCATCAGCGCAAGGGTGAAATCGATGGCGGGCTTTTCATCGCCGAGCGGCTGCAGATGCGGCCACAGGAAATGCATGAGGCCGGAAAACAGCCACCATCCGCCAAAGATCACGCGGACGGCGTGATAGACCCATTTGAACATCGGAAAACTCGCACGGCAATGCGCCCCGCTGCCTTGCGGGCAACGGGGCGTCAGAAAGGGATTACTTGACCTTCGATGCGTCCAGCTTGGCGCGGCTGACCCATGTGCCGTGCACCTGGCTGCGCAGGGCAAGCCCGGTCTTCACCTTGGCAATGGGGCCTTTTTCGATGAAGTCGGCTTCCAGGATCCACAATTCGCTGGAATAGTCGGAAGGATTGCCCTGTCCCGGAGGGCCGTTGGGCGTATCCACCACCAGCAACAGCCAGCCGCCATGGTCGGGATCGTTGGCAACGACATGCACCGGCTCGCTCAGCGCCGATCCGGGCGTGGGCTCCATCATGGTGATGCGGCCATTGCCGGGTTCGATGCGCAGCAATGCGTTGAAATTGATGCCTACCGGGCCGCCCAGCATCGGCGGGCCCTTGGGCTGCGGATTCATGGAAAGATACCATGCACGGTTGTAATTGCGGCCCTGATCCGCATCGGCCAGACGCGGCAAATCACCCGGAGGGCCGAGTTCGCGGCTTTCGATCTGCGGATCGTCCTTCGACATGTCGATGGTCCAGCGGGTCAGCGCGCCCTTGATGTCCTGCTGATCGCGGTGGATGCCGCCGGCTTCGCGCATGAAGGAAAATGCGTTCGTGTCCGTCAGGCACAGGTCCAGATGGACGAAATCGCCATCGTCATAGGCGTTGACCTCGTGGAAGCAGGATACGCCCTTGGGCCCTTCGATCCACCGGATCTGCGACGCATCGCCGTAACGCGGCATGATGCCGACATAGCTCGGCTTGTCCTGATCATGCGCCCAGTGCGCGCCGCCATCCTTCAGGCGGTCCAGATCGGCCAGGGTCGGGAAGATCGGGAAGATCGCGTATTTTTCTGTGATCACGAAATCATGGATCGACGAGCAATAGGGCTGGTCGAACCACACTTCGGATTTCAGGTTTCCGTCCTTGTCCGCAATGCCATAGGCCACGTCCAGCGAACACAGGCCACCGGCTTCATAACCGAAGAAGAACATTTCCCCGGTGCTGGCATCGATGCGCGGATGGGCGGTGAAGGTTTCGGATTTCAGCGCGCCGTAATAATCCCACTTGCCGATGGTTTCGAGCGTGTGCGGATTGATTTCGTAGCCGCGGCCATCCTCCTTCGTCATGAACAGGCGGCCGGCGTGCCAGACCGGCGTGGTATTGGCCACGGTGCGGTCCACGCCTTCCACGCTCGGATCGTCGGTAAAGGGGTTGCGGTAACGGCCGAACAGCGCCCGGCGCGCTTCCTTTTCCGCCTTGTAGCGTTCGGTTTCGACATATTTGATCTCGAAATCGACCGCCCCGCCGGTGAAGCGGAAGCAGCTGATCATGCCATCGGCGTTGAGGGCGATATCGTCCTCGAACATCGGTGCATGTGCATTGTCCGGAACGGCGCGGAAAAAGGCGCCGTCAACCTCGGCCGGGATTTCGCCCTCGACCTCCAGATTGCGGACGGCCATCTCCACGCGGCGCGGTGTATTGGTGCCGATAAAGTGAATAGTCTGCGGAAACGCGCCCATGATCCTAGCTCTCCCAGTGATTCCTCGCTTATGAACGTAACGGCTGTTAAGGTTATCGGAAAGCCCGGCATTGACCGGATGCAAAAAAGAAGGGGGGTTTCGTGCAGGCCAATGGAGAAAAAAGGCCGGGCCGCCGGGATGCGGAGGCGGACCAGGGCGGTGAAAGGAAGATCAACAAGGTTGGTACGCTGCACCAGCTGCTGAAGCTGACCAACCGGCTGATGGCGCCGTTTTCCACCCATCTGGCGGATCGTTATTCCATCAGCATGAATGAATTCCGGATGCTGATGGCGATCGGCTGGCTTGGCCCCTGCGCCAGCCATGAACTGTCCGAACATACCGGCGTCAATGCGATGAGCGTCAGCCGCGCCGTGGCCACGCTGGAAAAACATGGCCGCATCTCCGTGGAACCGGACCCGCGCAATCGGCGGCGCAAGACGCTGCGCCTCACGGAAGAGGGGGAACGGCTTTATGCCATCATGCGCCCGCAAAGCGTGAAGGTGGCCGAATATCTGCTGCACAAGCTTTCGGACGAAGATGTGGCGGCGCTGGACCGGATCATGGATGTGCTGATCTGCACGCTGGAAGCCACCGATGATCGCGGCAATTCGCTGTTCCTCGAATCCACGCGGCCCGAAGGCGAACAGGCGGACGAAGACTGACCGCAAATCCTGTCCGCAATGGATGGCCAGACCGGGGCGCCTTGCGTTAGAGGCGCGCGAAACCAACAACAGCAGACGATGGAGACGGCATGATGGACCTGGACGAGAGACTTTCGATCGAGGCGCAATGCATCCGGCTCGTCAATCACTACGCCAATCTCAACGATGCGCAGGACTGGGACGCGGTCGCCCGGCTTTATACCGAAGATGCGCGATTCATGCGGCCCAGCGGCGGCGATCCGGTGATCGGGCGGGAAGCGATTCTGGAAAGCTTCAAGGCGCGCAAGCCGCGTGCGCAGCGCCATGTGATCGCCAATACGGTGGTGGATGTGGAAGGCCCGGCAACGGCCCGCGCCTTCAGCGCGATCCTGCTTTTCCAGGGCGAAGTCGCACCCGAAGGCGAACTGCCCGAAATGAGCGCGAATTCGCCGCTGGTCGGCTGGTTCCGCGACCGGATCGTGCTGACCCCCGAAGGCTGGCGCTTTGCCGAACGTGTCGGCGGGCTTGATTTCAAGCCCTGATATCCTTGCGGATCACCTTCGGGATCAGCAGCGTCAGCAGCACGCACAGCCCGACGGGGATGGTCAGCGACAGGAAATAGCCCGCGGGGGAAACCCCGCCGTCGATCAATGCCGCGCCGATGGGCGGCGCGGCGATTGCGCCAATGCGCGAAATCGCCACAGCCGCACCAATCGCGGATGACAGTACGGTGGACGGGAACAGCTTGGGGCTGAGCGCCATCAGCGCGCCGTGAATGCCCGTGATCCCGCCGCCTGCAATCAGCAGCAGAATGCTCCAGCTCAGCGGATCGGCCGGTGTTCCCCATATCGCCAGGAAAGCGACGCCGATCAGCAGATAGCCGATGGTCAGCGTCAGGCCCGGCTTCCACCTGTCCAGCAGGAAGGCCAGGAAAATGCTGACAAACAGGCCCGCACCCTGCAGCAATCCCTGTATCCTTACGGCGAGATCCACATCGAATCCGGCATTGGGCAGCACCACCGGCGTCCAGCTCACCAGCATGTAGAGCGCAATTGCGTTTATCATGTAGGTGGAGGCGAAAACGGCCAGCGGGAAGGCCAGCGGTGGCCGCAGCAAGTCCATCAGCGGCACGCCGGATTTGGTCCCCGATGCGGGTCTGGCGCCATCCGCCGCCGCCTTGTTGCCGGGCAGGACAAAAGCCAGCCCGATCCCGAGCATCAGCGCGATCCCGCCGGGCACGAGGAACAGCATTTCCCATCCGCCCCAGCCGACCAGTTCCGGCGCGGTGAAGCCGGCCGCCATGGCACCGATGGCGATACCGGCCGACACCACGGCCATGACCGTGGAACGGCGCCCTTCCGGCGCGATTTCCGAAGAAAGGGCGGAAACATTGGCGAGGCAGGCGCCCAGTGCGATGCCCGTCAGCAATCGCCAGATGGCAAAGGTGGCGATGCTGGCGGAAAGCGCCGTGGCCAGGGTGGTCACCGCGATGACCAGGCAGCCGGTAACGATGATCCGTTTTCGCCCGAACCTGTCGCCCAGCGGGGCGATCAGCAGGGCGCCGATGCCAAGGCCCACCAGCACGGCGGAATGGACCACCCAGAAATCGGTTTCCTTCAGGCCGAGTTCGGGCGCGAGATATTTCTGCGCCAGGGCCATGGCGTTCAGGTCATAGCCGTCGATCAGCATTACGCCCGCCAGCAGGATCAGCGCGGCGATACGGCGCCCGCCGGTCATGAGCGGGAATCCCACGGGCTGGGCATGTGATAGGGCACGGTATGGAACACGGCCTCCACCTGTTCGATGGCACCGGCGCGGATCTTGAACGCTTCGGCCAGGTAATAGGAATGGGGCCTGCGCACCGGGCTGGATGCCGGGGTGCCGTCGGCCAGTTCATAATCCCCGACAATGCCGCAATGATCGATAAAGCCATGGGCCAGCACGATGCCGCGTTCCTCATCCACCAGCGGGAATCGGCGCGCACGCAGCCGATCATCGTAACGATACCAGCCGAGCGCGAATTGTTCTTCGCAACCCAGCCGCGCGATGGGCAGGGGGAAATCCTGGTTGTTGGTCGTCTGCACCCCGTTTTCCACGCGGTTGCAATGCGGGTGGAATTTCGTGTTGATCGTGCCGTCATTGCGTTCGATCGTTTCGAAATAGCCATTGGCGATTTCCAGCAATTCCTCCCGCGGGGAGGTTTCGCCCGCGGGCACCATCGCTTCCATCACCGGCTTGAGTTCGAATTTCTGGCCCTTGAAGGGGAAGCCTTCATCGGCATTGCGGGCGATCACTGTCTCCGCCTCGGCAATCCGGCCGTCTTTGATGCCCAGCCTGAAGGCGGCGGGGGAAAGCGCATCTGTTTCCTCGACACAGGTGAACAGCGCGACCTGCCCGGTCCGCTCATCGGCGAATCGCAGGTCATAATCGCCGCGCGCTGTGATCGTGTTCCACAACCCGTCGCCGGGTTGCAGCACGACATTGTTTTCCGAATTCAGGAAATCATCCGCCCATTCCACACCGGCGGGATCGCGCCGTTCCAGCGCGGCGATGAAGCGGTCCAGGACTGCATAAAGTTCTTCTCGTGTGGCCAAGACCCTCTCCCTCGCTTGACTCTGCGTGGTGCTACCTGAAAAGTAACGAGCGTTAAAGTCGCGTTCGGAAGCGTGGCGAGGGAGAGGGTATGGAGCCGGCAGGAAAATGCGCCGTGGTCACGGGCGGCAATTCGGGGCTTGGCCGCGCCACGGCTGAATGGCTGGCCGCCGCCGGGGCGAAGGTCGTATCGCTCGACCCGACTGGCGAAGCGCCGGATGGCGTGCGCCATATCGCCTGTGACGTATCGGATCATGCCGCCGTGCAGGCGGCCGTGGATTCAATCGACGGGCCGATCCACATATTGATCAATTGTGCCGGCATTGGCGGCATCGGCCCCATCGCATCGGCAGAAGGGCCGGGCGACATGGCCGCTTTCCGCAAAGTGGTGGAAGTAAATTTGCTGGGCGCGGCCAATGTAACGGCCGCCGTCGCCGCGCGGATGATCGGCAATGATCCCGTGGGGGAAGACGGCGAACGCGGGGCGATCGTCAATGCCTGTTCCATCGCCAGTTTCGAAGGGCAGGAAGGCATGGGCGCCTACACCGCCAGCAAGTCCGCGATGGCTGGGCTGTGCCTGGTCTGGGCGCGCGATCTGTCGCGCCATGGCATTCGCGTGAACGGCATCGCGCCCGGCTTCATGGCAACGCCGATGGTGGCGCATCTGCCGGATGATTTCGTGGCCGAATTGCTGGCCGATACAGAATTTCCCAAACGCGCGGGACGGGCCGAGGAATTTGCCGAGGTTGTCGATTTCGTGCTGCATACACCCCTGCTCAATGGCGAAGTGATCCGGCTCGATGCCGGGGCACGTCCGCCTGCGCGCACCAAATGGTCGATGGATTGAAATAGATGGCCGATATTCCGCTTCCCCCCGGCTTCACCGAAGCCAAGGTCACCCAGGCCCAGCGCGCCTTTGAAAGCGTGCTGGGCGCGAAGAAGGTGTTCTTCACCGATCTCGACCGAACGAGTTACGAAGACAAGTTCGCCGTCGACGATGCGGCGCATCACCCGGTAGGCGCGATCGCGCCCGAAAGCGTGGAGGAGGTGCAGGCCGCCTTGCGCGTGGCGAACCAGTATCGCCTGCCGATCTGGCCGATCAGCCGCGGCAAGAATCTGGGATATGGCGGCACCGCCCCCCTGCTCGCGGGCAGTGTGGTGATGGATCTCAGCCGCATGAAGAAGATCGAATTTGACGAGGCGAACGGAACCGTCATCGTCGAACCGGGCGTCAGCTTCTACGACCTGTATGATTACATCCAGGCCAATAATCTGCCTTTCTGGATCAGCACGCCGGGCAATAGCTGGGGCTCGGTCATGGGCAATGCGCTGGATCGCGGGCTGGGCTACACGCCCTATGGCGAACATACGAAGCGCATTTGCGGCATGGAAGTGGTGCTGCCCAGCGGCGAACTGGTGCGCACCGGCATGGGCGCGGCGCAAGGTGCGCCCAGCTGGCAGCTTTACCCCTTCGGCTTTGGCCCCGGCTGGGACCAGATGTTCGTGCAGTCCAATTTCGGCGTCGTCACCAAGATGGGTCTGTGGCTGATGCCGGAACCGGAAAGCCTGATGGGCATGGATGTCGAATTCGACCGGCCCGAAGACCTGAAGGCGATGATCGACACGATCGGCCCGCTGCGCCGCGAAGGCGTGCTGCAGCAGAGCCCCAGCATCGGCAACTGGCTGCGTGCCGCCGCCGTGCTGACCACGCGCGACCAGTGGACGGATGAACCCGGCGCCCTGTCCGATGCAGTGATCGACAAGATCCGCAAGCAGTTCGGCATTGGCTGGTGGGGCGTGTCGCTGCGTCTTTACGGCCGGGAAGAGGTGAACAAGGCGGCCTACAAGATCCTCGAAAAGGCGATGAACGACATCAACCCGATGGCGATCAAGCCGACCAGCTGGGTGAAGGGCGAACCGCTTGAATATACCGGCTGGACCGGCACGCCGATGACGTTCCCGATGCAGAATGTGAACTGGTATGGCGGCCGCGGCGGCCATATCGGCTTTTCGCCCGTCCTGCCGCAGGATGGCACGGCGGCGCTGGAACAGTTCAAGCGGACCTATGCCCGCTATCAGGAATACGGGATGGATTATCAGGGCAGCTTCGCCTTTGGCGAACGCCACCTGCTGAATGTCAACGCGATGATCTTCGACAAGGATTCGCCGGAAATGATGGCGAAGGTGGATCCCTTCTTCCGCACGCTGGTGGCCGATGCGAAACAGCACGGATATTGCGAATACCGCACCCATCTCGATTATATGGACCTCGTATCCGACACTTATGATTTCAATGGCGGTTCGCTGCGCAGGTTGAACGAAACGGTGAAGGACGCACTCGATCCCAATGGCATTCTGGCGCCGGGGAAGAGCGGTATCTGGCCCAAGGGTTCCAAGGGGAGAGTGGCATGAAGCGGCTGGTATCCGTTGCGCTGGCAATGGCGCTGACGGCCTGTTCACAAGGTTCGGAAGCGGGTGTCGGCGGTGAAATCAGCGCCGCGCCCGGCGGCCCGCCGCCCATGCCGCAGCCGATCACCCTGGCGCAGCGGCCCGAAGCGACCGGCGGGGAAGCGCTCTATGTCGAATATTGCGCCATGTGCCACGCGCCCAACGGCATGGGCCACGGCCTGCTCGGCCGCCGCATGGACCAGCCGAACCTTGAACTGCGCGAGGATCTGACGGCCGAATATGTCGTCACCGCGGCGCGCATGGGCATCGGCAACATGCCGGCGATCCCGCGCGGCGAAGTGAGCGATGAACAGCTGGAACAGATCGCGGAATATCTGGCCGCCGGTCCGCATGAGGGGGTGGCGCAATGATCACCACCACACGCCGGGCCGCGCTGATCGGCGCGCTTGCCGTCCCGACCGTGGCCGGGCTGGCGCAATGGCGCTGGCGCCATGGGGAAGACAGCGTGCTGCTGCATGATTCCTCGCTGGCCGCTGGGCGCCGCTTTGCCGATGCCGGGCGGATGCGCGGCGGTGAAGTGCTTGCGCTGGAAGGGGATCGCATCCGCCTGGCCGGCAAGGTGCTTGAACGCCGGCCGTCCCTGATTGCCGGTGTCAGCCGCCATGCCGATGCGCTGATGCTGGAAGATGTCGCGCGGGAATCCGGCTATGTGCGCGTGGCCGAAATCCATGGCCGCGCCCGCAGCTGTTCCGCCCAAAGCTGCCTCCCCGGATGGCAGGGTATTGCCCGCATGGCGCGGATGGCAGGGGGTGACTGGGTGGAAGCGCTGGCCGATTATGCCGCGAAACCCGGTGAAAGCGCCGGGCGCGCCCTGGCATCCGTGGCGGCGCCGCGGGTCGATCCCGGTCTGGTAATCGGCTGGGTCCTCGCGCCGCGCGGGTGAGGACGTTCGGCTGACAGGCGGCGATCCGGAATTTGCCCTGATCGCCGCCCGTGATTGCCGGAATATTTATTTCTTGATGATCAGGCTGGCGGGCCGCTTGCGCGGTTTCCATTCGCCATGGCCGGGGAAGTTCTTCAGCACTTCGCCGTCCCACAGCCGCACAAGGCGCCGCTTGAAACGCCAATTGCCATCCTCGCCCTTCACGGCATGATCGTCATACCAGCCGGCGAAGCGCAGCTCGAAGGGCGGCTCCCCATGGCATTCGGTGACGAAGGCGAAGCTCTTCATCTTTACCGAGCCATCTTCCTGCGGGAAATACTGGCACTGGGTCACATGATGCTGGCGGCCGGGGAAGCCGGGCGCATTGGAATAATGTTTGACCAGGCCGCGAATCCCTTCGTGGCCGTTCCAGATGTCCGGATCTTCGAACACCTCCTCGCTCATCAGGCAATCCTCGGTGAAGCATTCCACCAGGGCATCGGCATCGCCGGTATCGAGCGCCCAGCTGTAATTGGCG
Proteins encoded in this window:
- a CDS encoding nuclear transport factor 2 family protein, encoding MNKLSVEDRLGLQDLLANYSWALDTGDADALVECFTEDCLMSEEVFEDPDIWNGHEGIRGLVKHYSNAPGFPGRQHHVTQCQYFPQEDGSVKMKSFAFVTECHGEPPFELRFAGWYDDHAVKGEDGNWRFKRRLVRLWDGEVLKNFPGHGEWKPRKRPASLIIKK
- a CDS encoding c-type cytochrome, producing the protein MKRLVSVALAMALTACSQGSEAGVGGEISAAPGGPPPMPQPITLAQRPEATGGEALYVEYCAMCHAPNGMGHGLLGRRMDQPNLELREDLTAEYVVTAARMGIGNMPAIPRGEVSDEQLEQIAEYLAAGPHEGVAQ
- a CDS encoding SDR family NAD(P)-dependent oxidoreductase, with the translated sequence MEPAGKCAVVTGGNSGLGRATAEWLAAAGAKVVSLDPTGEAPDGVRHIACDVSDHAAVQAAVDSIDGPIHILINCAGIGGIGPIASAEGPGDMAAFRKVVEVNLLGAANVTAAVAARMIGNDPVGEDGERGAIVNACSIASFEGQEGMGAYTASKSAMAGLCLVWARDLSRHGIRVNGIAPGFMATPMVAHLPDDFVAELLADTEFPKRAGRAEEFAEVVDFVLHTPLLNGEVIRLDAGARPPARTKWSMD
- a CDS encoding FAD-binding oxidoreductase; protein product: MADIPLPPGFTEAKVTQAQRAFESVLGAKKVFFTDLDRTSYEDKFAVDDAAHHPVGAIAPESVEEVQAALRVANQYRLPIWPISRGKNLGYGGTAPLLAGSVVMDLSRMKKIEFDEANGTVIVEPGVSFYDLYDYIQANNLPFWISTPGNSWGSVMGNALDRGLGYTPYGEHTKRICGMEVVLPSGELVRTGMGAAQGAPSWQLYPFGFGPGWDQMFVQSNFGVVTKMGLWLMPEPESLMGMDVEFDRPEDLKAMIDTIGPLRREGVLQQSPSIGNWLRAAAVLTTRDQWTDEPGALSDAVIDKIRKQFGIGWWGVSLRLYGREEVNKAAYKILEKAMNDINPMAIKPTSWVKGEPLEYTGWTGTPMTFPMQNVNWYGGRGGHIGFSPVLPQDGTAALEQFKRTYARYQEYGMDYQGSFAFGERHLLNVNAMIFDKDSPEMMAKVDPFFRTLVADAKQHGYCEYRTHLDYMDLVSDTYDFNGGSLRRLNETVKDALDPNGILAPGKSGIWPKGSKGRVA